ATCATTTGATCACCACCCACTTTCATTCTGATCATTTCGGCGCCTTGTTGCCGGTGGTGCAAAAGATTCCGGTGAAACATTTTTACGACAAGGGCGAGCCCGGGCCGGAGCAGGAGCAACGCAGCGAATGGTTCCGCACCCTATATCCACTGTATCAGCAGGCCACTGAGGGGCGGGCCCGCACCCTGCGGCCAGGCGATGTAATCCCTTTGCAGGATCAGCAGATCGAGCTGCGAGTGGTGGCCGCCGAAAAGCGGGTGCTGGGTTTTTCCGGCGATATCGATGCGGCAGCGCCGGGATTTAAACCTGCGCCGCCGGATCATTCGGACAACGGCCGCAGCATCGCCCTGCTGCTCACCTGGGGTGATTTTCGCTGTTTTCTCGGCGGAGATATTACTTATAACGTAGAGCATCATCTGGTGTCGCCGGTCAACCAGCTGGGCCAGGTGGACTTGTACCAGGTCACTCATCACGGCCTGGACATGAGTAATCATCCCGAACTGATTCGCGCCATCCGGCCGGTGGTGGCGGTTGTCATGAATGGTCCGCAGAAAGGCCCTGGACCGCGGACCTTTGCGGCCTTGCAGTCGCAGGCTTCGTTGCAGGCCCTATATCAGCTTCACTTCAACACGCAGTACGGTGAACAAGGCAACGCACCGAGGGCTGCGATCGCCAATCCCACAGGCCAAGAGTCGGGCAATTATGTCCGGGTTACTGTGGATGCGGGAGCAAAAGTGATGGCGGTGCAAATCGGAGCCCGCGGGGCGTCCGTGCGGCATCCGTTTAACTGAGTCTCGGCGTTCACCGATCAGCGTGGAAATCCGTAGAGACCTATGAATATTTTTTTCATCATTATCCTTGCCGCCCTATTGGCCGAGTTCCTGCTGAACTTGACCGCCGACCGGCTGAACCTTAAAACGCTCGGCGCCCCTCTGCCCGAGGAGTTCGTCGGCGTTTTTGATGACGAGGCCTATGCCAAAATGCAGGCCTATCTGCGCGTGAATACGCTGTTCGACCGGGTCAAGTCCTGTTTCGATCTGGTGGTGCTTTTGTCCTTCTGGGTTCTGGGCGGATTCAATGCGTTGGATCAGTGGATTCGCAGTTGGGGATGGTCGCCGGTGGTGAACGGGTTGGCGTTCATCGGTCTGCTCTCTCTGGCCGCCGGCCTGCTCTCCCTTCCGTTCGCTGTGGTCGATACGTTTGTGATCGAAGCCCGCTTCGGTTTTAACCGCACCACGGTCAGAACGTTCATCCTGGACCTGTTAAAAAGCACACTGCTCGGCGTGGGATTGGGCGCCCCGCTGCTGGCCGGATTGCTGGCCTTTTTTCAGTATGCCGGCGACACTGCTTGGGTGTACGCCTGGCTGGTCAGCGCGGCCTATCTTTTACTGATGCATTTTGTCGCTCCGATCTGGATCATGCCGCTGTTCAACAAGTTCACCCCGTTGCCGGAAGGGGCGTTGAAGGATTCCATTTTGCGCTACGCCTCCCAGGTGGGATTCGCATTGCAGAATATCTTGGTCATGGACGGGTCCAAACGGTCGAGCAAGTCCAACGCGTTTTTCACCGGGTTCGGCAGGAACAAGCGGATCGCGCTTTACGACACCCTGATTGAAAAGCACACAGTCCCCGAGTTGACGGCGGTGTTGGCGCATGAGATCGGTCATTATCGGAAAAAGCACATCCTCATCGGCACGGTGATGAGCATCGCGCATCTGGGGGTGATGTTTTTTTTTCTGTCGTTTTTCATCAGAGAGCCCGCCCTGCACGAGGCTTTTTACATGCAGTCCGTCTCTGTGTATGCCGGCATGTTTTTTTTCACCCTGTTGTACTCGCCCGTCGAATTGATCCTGTCGCCGCTGCTCAACCTGCTCTCGCGCCGGCACGAGGTTCAGGCCGATGATTTTGCCGTCGCCACCTCCGGCCTGGGCCAGGATCTGATCTCAGCGTTGAAAAAATTATCGCGGGATGATCTGTCTCATCTCACCCCGCATCCGTTTTATGTTTTTCTGCACTATTCTCATCCGCCGGTTTTGGCCCGGATCAGGAGAATAAACGCTATCATGCAATCGTAGCGCAACGGGACCGTTGCAAGGAATCAGACATGTCCTATCCCATGCCGGAAGGGGAAGAGCTTCGCCGGGCGATCAAATGGATCTCTGAGCAGCTGCAGGCGGATCCCCAGCTCAAGCTCTGGCCGCTGATCAATGAGGCCACCACCCGTTTTGATCTTAATCCGCGCGATGCCGAGTATCTCATCCATTTTTATCAAAAGGCTCCGGCGAAATAAAAAACGGGCCTTTCGGCCCGTATCGATTAATGGTTCTTTTGGAATTCTTTCATAAAGTCGGTCAAAACTCGGATCGCCTCCAGCGAGACCGCGTTGTACATCGACACCCGGATGCCTCCCACCGAACGATGGCCTTTCAAACCGACCAGTCCCTCTTTTTTCGCTGCGCTGAGAAATTCCGTTTCCAGCTCTTCGGAGGAAAGGCGCAGGGGGGCGTTCATCCATGAGCGGCAATCGGAACGAACCGTTCCGCGATAAAAGCCGCCGCTCTCGTCGATGGTTTTATAGAGCAGTTCCGCTTTCTGCTGATTGGTCTTTTCGACCGCGGCCAGACCGCCCACGCTCTCCATCCATTCCAGCATGAGTTTGATCATATAGATGGCAAAGACCGGCGGCGTGTTATACAGCGAGTTGTTTTTACGGTGGGTTTCATACGCCAGCAGGGTCGGCAGGTTCTTGTTCGCCGTGTCGGCGAAATCGTCGCGGAGAAAAATGACGGTCACGCCGGCAGGGCCGAGATTTTTCTGCGCCCCGGCATAGATCAGGGAGAAGCGGTTGAAATCGGTTCGGCGGCAGAGGATGTCCGAGGACATGTCCGCCACCAGCGGTTTGCCGTGCACGTCCGGGAACGCCGACCATTGGGTGCCGAAGATGGTGTTGTTGGAGGTCAGGTGCACATAGGCGGCGGCAGGGTCCAGGTCCAGCGCATCCGCGGCCGGTAGATAGGAGAATTGTTTGTCCTCCGAGCTGGCGGCCACGCGGCCTTTGGCGACCAGGTTGGCCTCTTTGCACGCCCGCCTGGCCCATTCGCCGGTGACGATGTAATCTGCCGATCCACCGACCGGAATAAAGTTCATCGGAATCATGGTGAATTGCAGACTGGCGCCGCCGCCGAGGAAGAGAATCTTGTACGCATCCGACAGACCCATCAATTTCTTGAACAGGGCTTGGGTGTCGGCCAGCACCTGTTCGAACTCTTTGGACCGGTGGCTCATCTCCATGATCGACAGGCCGGCGCCCGGGTACTCCAGCAGCTCGGCCTGGCATTTCTGCAGCGCCGGCAACGGCAAAGCGGCGGGTCCTGGATTGAAATTATACACTCTTGCCATAAAATGCTCCTTTTTCTAAAGTCGACCTGATTGATAATTATCGAGCAACTCAAGAATGTCGTAGCCGATGCGCTGCATGTTCTCTTTGCTGGCTGCGCCCAGATGCGGCGTCAACAGGACATTGGGCGCGCTGAGCAGCGGCGAGCCGGTGGGCGGATCGCTGTAATAAACGTCCGTGGCATAGCCGGCCACTTGCCCGCTCTGCAACGCTTGCACCATGTCCTCTTCCACAATGGTCTTGCCGCGGCCGGTGTTGATGATGTAAACGCCGGATTTCATTTTGGCGATCAGCGCGGCGTTGAATAACCCGCGGGTGTCGTCGTTCAGCGGCAGATGCAGGGAGAGGTAATCGCACTTGCCCAGCATGGTCTGCAGGTCTTTTTCCATCTGCATGTAGGGGGATTCGGTCACGCCGGGATCAAAGCCGTGCACCAGCATGCCGAAGGCCTGCGCCCGTTTGGCCAGTTGCTGACCGATGCGGCCGCAGCCGATCACGCCCAATGTTTTGCCGTAAAGCTCGGTGCGTTCCAGCTCTTTTTTCAACCATTTGCCCTGCACCATGGAGTTGTGCGCCGCGGTCAGGTGGTTGGGCAGAGCGATCATCAGGGCAAAGGCCAACTCCGCCACCGCGATGCTGGAGGCCTTGGGCGTATTGCGCACCAGAATGTTCTTCGATTCCGCATAGGCCTTGTCGATATTGTCCATGCCCACGCCGCCACGGATCGCCAGCTTGAGATGGGGTGCCGCATCGATGAACGCTTTATCCACTTTAACCTTGCTGCGCACGATCACCACTTCGGCCGTCGCCGCATCAGCGAGGTTCTGGCTCACTTCGCCATAGGCACGGAGTTTTTCCGCCAGCGAGGCGTCAAAGCTTTCAGCCAACAAAATTTTCATTTTTTTTCCTCCTGCGACACGTCTGCAGGTGCGCGTTTATCGTGAAAAAAACCGGTCCCGCAGGCGCCGTCGATTGTTATCAGTCCAGGGTATGCACCACCAGGCCGCTTTTTAATTTAGGCTCGAACCAGGTGGACTTGGGCGGCATGATGAGCCCGGCATCCGCAACGTGCATCAGTTGTTCCATCGTGGTGGGGGGGAGCGAAAACGCCGCCGCATAGCGCCCTGAATCCACCAGCCGCACCAGCTCTTCATCTCCACGAATGCCACCGATAAAATCGATTCGTTTGTCCGTGCGCGGATCGCCGATGTTCAGAACCGGCGCCAGCAGCTGCTTCATCAGGATGTTCACATCCAGGCTGTCGAGCGGGTCCTGCTCCTGGAACGAGCCCGGCTGAGCGGTGAGCGCATACCAGCGTCCGGCCAGATACATGCCGAAACGGTGCGGTGGGCCGGCGCTGAAGCCGCCGGTCAGCGGTGAAAGAGAAAATATCCGGCCTACAGCCGCGAGGAACTCTTTTTCATCTAATCCGTTCAAATCCCTGACCACCCGGTTGTAGGGCAATATCCGCAACTGATGATGGGGAAAGATCACGGATAAGAAGAAATTGAACGGCTCCTGGCCGGTGTAGGTGGGATGCAATTTACGCCGCAGCTGGCAGACGTTGCAGGCGGACGCTGAGCGATGATGACCGTCCGCTACATAGGTGGCCGGCAACGCGCTGAAAAGCGTTTGAATGCGGCCGATGTGCTCAGGTTCGGCAATCACCCACAGCTGGTTGCGAACCCCGTCGGCAGACGTAAAGTCGACCTCAGCAGCGGTCTCAGCAGTCTGCTGAAGAAAATCATCCAGCATCGGGGTGGAGGGATAGAACAGAAACACCGGACCGACCTGAGCGTTCTGAACGTCGGTGAGCTTGGTGCGGTCCGCCTCTTTGTCCGCCCTGGTCAATTCGTGTTTTTTAATCCGTCCCTGCAGATAATCATCCACCGACGACAGACACAGGTAGCCGGTCTGCGCGTGGCCGCGCCAGGTCAGTCGGTAGATATAGATGGCCTCTTGGGCATCATGCTTCAAGATGCCCTGAGCGATAAAGCGCTGGAGATTTTCCCGGCCTTTTTCATAAACTTGGTCTGAGTACAAGGGGATGTCTTCTGGCAGATCGATTTCCGGTTTGTTGACGTGGAGAAAAGAAAGCGGGTTTCCCTGAGCCATGATTCTGGCTTCATCGGTGGAGATCACATCGTAGGGAGGGGCTGCCACCTGGGCAACCAAATTTTTGGGCGGCCGTAATCCCCTCAGCGGCCTGATCGTGATCATAGGCAGAGTCCTTCCTCGGGTTAGATGAACCATTCAGCCGAATAAATTACTATTTCTTGATTTGAATAGCAAGAGTAAAAATCATCTAAAACAGTTGTTTTTTTGCTCAAATTTTTCGAAATTATTTACTTGACCCCGGCTGCCTAGGGATTCGAGACCAGGCGCCGGTGAGAGCGCGGCTGAGCGGAGCGGTTTTCCCCGATCAACGACCTGAACGCACAGGATACTATCTTATGAAACAGACGGCTTTTTTGCTGTTTTTTACCATTGTTTTAATCATTTACAGTCTGGTTAATTTCTACATCGTGCGGCGCGGATGGCTGGCTTTCAGCGGCCTTGGCAGGCTGCGGACGGTTTTCCTTGTTGGGATGCTGTTGTTGGCCATCGCCTACCCTCTGAGCCGATTCCTCGAGCACTCAGCGCTGCGCAGCCTGAGCGTTCCGCTGGTGCATGTCGGCGCGTATTACCTGGCGGCCATGGTGTTTCTGTTTTTCCTTCTGCTCAGCGCCGACGTCCTGCGCGGGCTGGCACGGCTGCTGCATCTGCTGCCCCAGGGCTGGAGAGAGTGGGGTGGACCGGCCGGCCTACGGGTTTACGCTGTGATCCTGGTTGCGGCGCTGGTCATGACCTTGGCCGGCGCCTGGAACGCCCGGCATCTACAGGTGCGACGGCTGAATCTGGCGTTGGCGAAAAAACAAAGCCGGCATGAGCGTGTGCGCGTGGTGATGGCTTCGGATATTCATATCGGCGCCCTGTTGCCGCCGCAACGGTTTCACGAGATCGCTCAGCTGATCAACCGACAGGATCCCGACGTGGTGCTGATCGTCGGCGATCTGTTCGATGAGGACGTCACCCGGTTGGACCGTGAGGAGTTGATCGGCTCCTTGCAGGCGTTGCGCAGCCGTTACGGCGCCTATGCGGTGCTCGGCAATCATGATTATTTCGCCGATGTGCGCGCTTCCATCGCGCTCATGGAAAAGGGCGGACTGAGGGTGCTGCGCGATGAGGGCGTGCGCGTGAACGATGCCTTTTATCTGCTGGGCCGGGATGACCGGCAAGGCGTCCATATGAAAGGAAGCCGCGCCGCTCTGACGCAACTCAAAGCAGCGCTGCCGGACGATGCGCTGCCCGTCATCCTCATGGATCATCAGCCCTTTGGGTTGGAGGAGGCCGAGGCCGCAGGCATCGCTCTGCAGCTCTCCGGCCATACCCATCACGGTCAGATTTGGCCCTTTCAATGGATAACCCGGCGGATCTATGAGATCAGCTGGGGATACGGACGAAGAGGGGAGACCCACTTTTATGTTTCGTCCGGAGCCGGCACCTGGGGTCCGCCGGTGCGGCTGGGCAATCGCCCGGAGATTGTGGTCCTGGACCTTACCTTTCGGTGAGCCCTTCCCCGGCGTACTGGAACCGGTCGGTGGAAAACGGCCGCCTGGAATCTTGGTTGATTGAACAAAGGAGTATGATCGCCATGGCTGAAACATCCACTCAAACGTTCGAATTCAAAGCAGAAATCCAACAGCTGCTGCATATTCTCTCTCACTCGCTCTACACCCATCGTGAAATTTTCATCCGCGAATTGATCTCCAACGCGGCGGACGCCTTGGACAAGGCGCGGTTCAAAACGATCAAGGGCGAGCCCATCGTGGATTCTGATCTCGAGTTCGCCATCTGGATCGATCTGGATGAGGGCAAAAAGACCTTTACCATCCGCGATACCGGCATCGGCATGTCGCAGGAGGAGCTGGTACGGAACATCGGCACCATCGCTCACTCCGGCACCAGCGAATTTCTC
Above is a window of bacterium DNA encoding:
- the serC gene encoding 3-phosphoserine/phosphohydroxythreonine transaminase, with product MARVYNFNPGPAALPLPALQKCQAELLEYPGAGLSIMEMSHRSKEFEQVLADTQALFKKLMGLSDAYKILFLGGGASLQFTMIPMNFIPVGGSADYIVTGEWARRACKEANLVAKGRVAASSEDKQFSYLPAADALDLDPAAAYVHLTSNNTIFGTQWSAFPDVHGKPLVADMSSDILCRRTDFNRFSLIYAGAQKNLGPAGVTVIFLRDDFADTANKNLPTLLAYETHRKNNSLYNTPPVFAIYMIKLMLEWMESVGGLAAVEKTNQQKAELLYKTIDESGGFYRGTVRSDCRSWMNAPLRLSSEELETEFLSAAKKEGLVGLKGHRSVGGIRVSMYNAVSLEAIRVLTDFMKEFQKNH
- a CDS encoding MBL fold metallo-hydrolase, giving the protein HLITTHFHSDHFGALLPVVQKIPVKHFYDKGEPGPEQEQRSEWFRTLYPLYQQATEGRARTLRPGDVIPLQDQQIELRVVAAEKRVLGFSGDIDAAAPGFKPAPPDHSDNGRSIALLLTWGDFRCFLGGDITYNVEHHLVSPVNQLGQVDLYQVTHHGLDMSNHPELIRAIRPVVAVVMNGPQKGPGPRTFAALQSQASLQALYQLHFNTQYGEQGNAPRAAIANPTGQESGNYVRVTVDAGAKVMAVQIGARGASVRHPFN
- a CDS encoding DUF1015 domain-containing protein, whose product is MITIRPLRGLRPPKNLVAQVAAPPYDVISTDEARIMAQGNPLSFLHVNKPEIDLPEDIPLYSDQVYEKGRENLQRFIAQGILKHDAQEAIYIYRLTWRGHAQTGYLCLSSVDDYLQGRIKKHELTRADKEADRTKLTDVQNAQVGPVFLFYPSTPMLDDFLQQTAETAAEVDFTSADGVRNQLWVIAEPEHIGRIQTLFSALPATYVADGHHRSASACNVCQLRRKLHPTYTGQEPFNFFLSVIFPHHQLRILPYNRVVRDLNGLDEKEFLAAVGRIFSLSPLTGGFSAGPPHRFGMYLAGRWYALTAQPGSFQEQDPLDSLDVNILMKQLLAPVLNIGDPRTDKRIDFIGGIRGDEELVRLVDSGRYAAAFSLPPTTMEQLMHVADAGLIMPPKSTWFEPKLKSGLVVHTLD
- a CDS encoding hydroxyacid dehydrogenase, yielding MKILLAESFDASLAEKLRAYGEVSQNLADAATAEVVIVRSKVKVDKAFIDAAPHLKLAIRGGVGMDNIDKAYAESKNILVRNTPKASSIAVAELAFALMIALPNHLTAAHNSMVQGKWLKKELERTELYGKTLGVIGCGRIGQQLAKRAQAFGMLVHGFDPGVTESPYMQMEKDLQTMLGKCDYLSLHLPLNDDTRGLFNAALIAKMKSGVYIINTGRGKTIVEEDMVQALQSGQVAGYATDVYYSDPPTGSPLLSAPNVLLTPHLGAASKENMQRIGYDILELLDNYQSGRL
- a CDS encoding M48 family metallopeptidase; the encoded protein is MNIFFIIILAALLAEFLLNLTADRLNLKTLGAPLPEEFVGVFDDEAYAKMQAYLRVNTLFDRVKSCFDLVVLLSFWVLGGFNALDQWIRSWGWSPVVNGLAFIGLLSLAAGLLSLPFAVVDTFVIEARFGFNRTTVRTFILDLLKSTLLGVGLGAPLLAGLLAFFQYAGDTAWVYAWLVSAAYLLLMHFVAPIWIMPLFNKFTPLPEGALKDSILRYASQVGFALQNILVMDGSKRSSKSNAFFTGFGRNKRIALYDTLIEKHTVPELTAVLAHEIGHYRKKHILIGTVMSIAHLGVMFFFLSFFIREPALHEAFYMQSVSVYAGMFFFTLLYSPVELILSPLLNLLSRRHEVQADDFAVATSGLGQDLISALKKLSRDDLSHLTPHPFYVFLHYSHPPVLARIRRINAIMQS
- a CDS encoding metallophosphoesterase, with protein sequence MKQTAFLLFFTIVLIIYSLVNFYIVRRGWLAFSGLGRLRTVFLVGMLLLAIAYPLSRFLEHSALRSLSVPLVHVGAYYLAAMVFLFFLLLSADVLRGLARLLHLLPQGWREWGGPAGLRVYAVILVAALVMTLAGAWNARHLQVRRLNLALAKKQSRHERVRVVMASDIHIGALLPPQRFHEIAQLINRQDPDVVLIVGDLFDEDVTRLDREELIGSLQALRSRYGAYAVLGNHDYFADVRASIALMEKGGLRVLRDEGVRVNDAFYLLGRDDRQGVHMKGSRAALTQLKAALPDDALPVILMDHQPFGLEEAEAAGIALQLSGHTHHGQIWPFQWITRRIYEISWGYGRRGETHFYVSSGAGTWGPPVRLGNRPEIVVLDLTFR